From a single Anaerolineaceae bacterium oral taxon 439 genomic region:
- a CDS encoding transcriptional regulator: MKENRHFRIIYALLRQGRMTAPELAEELDVSVRTIYRDIDALSGSGIPVYVTTGRNGGIQLLDSFILRKALLSGDEKTTLLTALESLSRMTGGGHQDLLMKLSALFNARAESLMEIDFSRWGNEASDTVKYQRIRKAAFERKALSIVYVSSWGERKTRKIYPLKLSYKAKDWYLKARCAETEAFRLFKINRILACEVLNEEFAPLEYPEETASVPESCEEITLRFPKEFAWRVYDEFTEGQIRETRDGELTVTAVMPVDGWLVGYLLSFGAAVDVIRPDFLRGVLAREAAKIMAKNKP, translated from the coding sequence ATGAAAGAAAACCGCCATTTCAGAATCATCTACGCGCTTCTAAGGCAGGGGCGGATGACCGCGCCGGAACTGGCAGAAGAACTCGATGTCTCGGTCCGGACGATTTACCGGGATATAGACGCGCTGAGCGGCTCGGGAATTCCCGTCTACGTTACGACCGGCCGAAACGGGGGGATCCAACTCCTCGACAGCTTTATCCTCAGAAAAGCACTCCTTTCCGGGGATGAAAAAACGACGCTTCTGACCGCGTTGGAAAGCCTTTCCAGGATGACCGGCGGCGGTCATCAGGATTTATTAATGAAGCTTTCCGCCCTGTTCAACGCGCGAGCGGAAAGCCTGATGGAGATCGATTTTTCCCGCTGGGGAAACGAGGCGTCGGATACTGTTAAATACCAGCGAATCAGGAAAGCAGCCTTCGAACGGAAGGCTCTGTCCATCGTGTACGTCAGCTCCTGGGGCGAGAGGAAAACAAGAAAAATATACCCGCTGAAGCTCAGCTACAAAGCGAAGGACTGGTACCTGAAAGCCCGCTGCGCAGAGACGGAAGCTTTCCGTCTTTTCAAGATCAACCGGATCCTCGCCTGCGAGGTCCTGAACGAGGAATTCGCGCCGCTCGAATATCCCGAGGAAACGGCGTCGGTTCCTGAAAGCTGCGAGGAGATTACGCTGCGTTTCCCGAAAGAATTCGCCTGGCGCGTTTACGACGAATTCACAGAGGGACAAATCCGCGAAACGCGGGATGGCGAGTTGACCGTCACGGCAGTCATGCCGGTAGACGGCTGGCTCGTCGGGTACCTTCTCTCGTTCGGCGCGGCTGTCGACGTGATCCGGCCCGACTTTTTGCGCGGCGTTTTAGCGCGTGAAGCCGCGAAAATCATGGCCAAAAATAAACCCTGA
- a CDS encoding manganese ABC transporter permease, translating to MIASLIEPFQFDFFVRSLLAATIVGAVCSVIGVYVVVRSMAFLGDALAHAVLPGVAIAYLFGGNLTIGALAASCLVALGVAELSENAEIREDTAIGILFTAALALGVAMISSNRSYAVDLAHILFGNVLGVNTADIRFIAVAATVVLLTVVLLYRRFLAITFDPIMARTMGWNVRLLRSVLLVMIAATITISINIVGASLVTAMLITPAATALMFTKKLAQTMLVSALIGMLSGFIGLMASYYLNISSGASIVLTATGFFLIGTLWRKVFPRRN from the coding sequence TTGATCGCTTCGCTGATCGAGCCGTTTCAGTTTGATTTTTTCGTGCGCAGCCTGTTAGCGGCGACGATCGTCGGCGCGGTCTGTTCCGTGATCGGCGTGTACGTCGTCGTGCGGTCGATGGCCTTTTTGGGCGACGCGCTGGCGCATGCGGTTCTTCCGGGCGTGGCGATCGCGTACCTTTTCGGCGGGAATCTGACGATTGGGGCGCTGGCGGCTTCCTGTCTGGTTGCGCTCGGCGTCGCGGAGCTTTCGGAAAACGCCGAGATTCGCGAAGATACCGCGATTGGGATCCTGTTTACCGCGGCGTTGGCGCTGGGCGTCGCGATGATCAGTTCGAACCGTTCATACGCCGTCGACCTGGCGCATATCCTGTTCGGAAACGTATTGGGCGTGAACACGGCGGATATTCGCTTTATCGCGGTCGCGGCGACGGTGGTCCTGCTGACGGTGGTCCTGCTGTACCGCCGGTTCCTGGCGATTACGTTCGATCCGATTATGGCGCGGACGATGGGCTGGAACGTACGGCTGCTGCGGTCGGTCCTGCTGGTCATGATTGCGGCGACGATTACGATTTCAATCAATATCGTCGGCGCGTCTCTGGTGACGGCGATGCTGATCACGCCGGCGGCGACCGCGCTGATGTTTACCAAAAAGCTGGCGCAGACGATGCTCGTGTCGGCGCTGATCGGGATGCTGTCCGGGTTTATCGGCCTGATGGCGAGTTATTACCTGAATATCAGCTCGGGCGCGTCGATCGTGCTGACCGCGACCGGTTTTTTCCTGATCGGAACGCTCTGGCGGAAGGTCTTCCCGCGAAGGAATTGA
- a CDS encoding AAA family ATPase has product MRFIAELDIQIRAKAALILIRTPEEARVQGEILSFAANTGRELISWDICAGFTPLRGKNAPDGGRDPLAALEAIDKAAPDRAALFLLKDFNAFWDNPTVRRRLRTLSQTLRQSRKTILITTVEDELPVELRSEAVEIPFELPDAFEINAEIDRLRLQPGTTLRLSETGRERLVRAALGLTSAQAQRAFAKAIARSGFLSDEDIAAVAKEKKKTLLESEALEYTDANEPMQSVGGLDVLKDWLTSREKAFGANAAAYGLPAPKGIALIGIPGTGKSLTAKMIGRAWQSPLIRLDVGALFGSLVGESESRVRRALKIAERIAPCILWIDELEKALAHGGSDSGTSARVFASILTWMQEKKSEVFVVATANDITALPPELLRRGRFDEIFFLDLPNRRERREIFAVHLEKRRRLPESFDLDRLAEASEGYVGSELEQAVIDAMYVAFNDGEREFTTEDILEALRRQVPLSVSQREAVARLRSWLSEGRAQSASAPESQAH; this is encoded by the coding sequence ATGAGATTTATCGCCGAACTCGATATCCAAATCCGCGCGAAAGCTGCGCTGATCCTGATCCGGACGCCGGAAGAAGCGCGCGTCCAGGGCGAAATTCTGTCCTTCGCCGCGAATACCGGCCGGGAGCTGATCTCTTGGGATATCTGCGCCGGGTTTACGCCGCTCCGCGGAAAAAACGCGCCGGACGGAGGCCGCGACCCGCTCGCCGCGCTCGAAGCGATCGATAAAGCCGCGCCCGATCGGGCCGCGCTCTTCCTCCTCAAAGATTTCAACGCGTTCTGGGATAACCCGACCGTCCGGCGCAGGCTCAGGACGCTGAGCCAGACGCTCCGGCAAAGCCGGAAAACGATCCTGATCACGACGGTCGAGGACGAGCTCCCGGTCGAGCTGCGCAGCGAGGCCGTCGAAATTCCGTTCGAGCTTCCCGACGCGTTTGAAATCAACGCTGAAATCGACCGTCTCCGGCTCCAGCCGGGAACGACGCTCCGGCTCAGCGAAACCGGGCGAGAACGGCTCGTCCGCGCCGCTCTCGGGCTGACCAGCGCTCAGGCGCAGCGCGCGTTTGCCAAAGCGATCGCCCGATCCGGATTCCTGAGCGACGAAGATATCGCCGCGGTCGCGAAAGAAAAGAAGAAAACCCTGCTCGAAAGCGAAGCGCTCGAATATACCGACGCGAACGAACCAATGCAATCCGTCGGCGGACTCGACGTCCTGAAGGACTGGCTGACCTCCCGTGAAAAAGCCTTCGGCGCCAACGCCGCCGCGTATGGACTTCCCGCGCCGAAAGGGATCGCGCTGATCGGGATTCCCGGAACCGGAAAGTCGCTGACGGCGAAAATGATCGGACGCGCCTGGCAGTCTCCGCTGATCCGCCTCGACGTCGGCGCGCTCTTCGGGAGTCTCGTCGGCGAATCGGAAAGCCGCGTCCGCCGCGCGCTGAAAATCGCCGAGCGGATCGCGCCGTGTATCCTCTGGATCGACGAGCTGGAAAAAGCACTGGCTCATGGCGGAAGCGATTCCGGAACGTCGGCTCGCGTTTTCGCCTCGATCTTAACCTGGATGCAGGAAAAGAAAAGCGAGGTTTTCGTCGTCGCTACCGCCAACGATATTACCGCGCTCCCGCCGGAGCTCCTCCGCCGCGGAAGGTTCGACGAAATTTTTTTCCTCGATTTACCGAATCGCCGCGAACGGCGCGAAATCTTCGCGGTTCATCTCGAAAAACGACGCCGTCTCCCCGAATCTTTTGACCTGGACCGCCTCGCCGAAGCGTCGGAAGGCTACGTCGGCTCCGAACTGGAACAGGCGGTTATCGACGCCATGTACGTCGCGTTCAACGACGGCGAACGCGAATTTACGACCGAAGATATCCTCGAAGCGCTCCGGCGTCAGGTTCCGCTTTCGGTTTCGCAGCGCGAAGCGGTCGCCCGGCTGCGCTCCTGGCTCAGCGAAGGCAGGGCGCAATCCGCCTCCGCCCCGGAAAGTCAGGCCCATTAG
- a CDS encoding ferredoxin, giving the protein MAEKIRFILNGEPVESNWKANERLLDVLREEFRMTGVKCGCREGECGACSVLIDGQLANSCLVALGAVSGREVETIEGFSRSERFEILSDAFADLSAVQCGFCIPGMVLAAESLLRFNPHPTELEIREGLSGNICRCTGYNAIVHAIQNASEKGNGLW; this is encoded by the coding sequence ATGGCCGAAAAAATTCGCTTTATCCTGAACGGAGAACCGGTCGAATCGAACTGGAAAGCTAACGAGCGGCTGTTAGACGTCCTGCGGGAAGAATTCCGGATGACCGGCGTCAAGTGCGGCTGCCGGGAAGGCGAATGCGGCGCATGTTCAGTTTTAATCGACGGGCAGCTGGCGAATTCCTGTCTCGTCGCGCTCGGCGCCGTCTCTGGCCGGGAGGTCGAAACGATCGAGGGTTTCAGCCGCAGCGAACGATTCGAAATTTTATCTGACGCGTTCGCTGATTTGTCGGCGGTTCAATGCGGATTCTGTATTCCCGGGATGGTCCTGGCGGCGGAATCGCTGCTGCGTTTCAATCCGCATCCTACGGAACTCGAGATTCGCGAGGGATTGTCCGGAAATATTTGCCGCTGTACGGGATATAACGCGATCGTGCATGCGATTCAGAACGCGTCGGAAAAAGGAAACGGGCTATGGTAA
- a CDS encoding molybdopterin dehydrogenase, translating into MENGYLPETLAEALEIRAAEKVVPYAGGTDLMVEAAEEATYLFLNQLPELSRVRITDDTLEIGAACTYTELLNHEAVPQVLKDAMIRIASPATRNQATPAGNICNASPKADSALIFVAAGARLRLRSVSGERVVPISEFFIDRGKTCLREDELLTEILMPRRGLENYYYKKIGARAAMAISRVSFVAIYGEADGRIERMSIAFGAVSGVVLRFPEAEAMMIGRTIPEAKAMKADFLKEYDERIVPIRGRVSATYRKQACMNLLNDFLESRGI; encoded by the coding sequence CTGGAAAACGGCTACCTTCCCGAAACGCTGGCGGAAGCGCTGGAGATTCGCGCGGCGGAGAAGGTCGTTCCGTACGCCGGCGGGACGGACTTAATGGTTGAGGCGGCTGAAGAGGCGACGTACCTTTTTCTGAATCAGCTGCCGGAGCTGTCGCGGGTCCGTATTACCGACGATACGCTGGAAATTGGCGCCGCCTGTACGTATACGGAGCTGCTGAATCATGAAGCGGTTCCGCAGGTCCTGAAGGACGCGATGATCCGGATCGCGTCCCCGGCGACCAGGAACCAGGCGACGCCGGCGGGAAATATCTGTAACGCGTCGCCGAAGGCAGATTCGGCGTTGATTTTCGTCGCCGCGGGCGCGCGGCTGCGGCTGCGCAGCGTATCCGGCGAGCGTGTCGTTCCCATTTCTGAATTTTTTATCGATCGCGGGAAAACGTGCCTGCGGGAGGATGAACTCCTGACGGAGATCCTGATGCCGCGGCGCGGGCTGGAAAATTATTATTATAAGAAGATCGGCGCGCGGGCGGCGATGGCGATTTCGCGCGTTTCGTTCGTCGCGATCTACGGCGAAGCGGACGGTCGGATCGAACGCATGTCGATTGCGTTTGGCGCGGTCAGCGGCGTTGTGCTGCGCTTCCCGGAAGCTGAGGCGATGATGATCGGGAGGACGATTCCGGAGGCGAAAGCGATGAAAGCCGATTTTCTGAAGGAATATGACGAGCGGATCGTTCCGATCCGCGGCCGCGTTTCCGCGACCTATCGGAAACAGGCGTGCATGAACCTGCTCAACGATTTCCTGGAGAGCCGGGGTATCTGA
- a CDS encoding aldehyde oxidase — protein sequence MSSISQSVRKLDHLAKISGAAKYVEDIRLDGMLYGKIVRSTVAHGKITAIHLPEMGPEYTVVQASDIPGVNQVHIVGDDHPVFSNGEVNYIGEAILMIVGPDKRQAGKYAAATKVDYEILDACFDPKKSDTTFYEYAYEEGDWEKAFEEADEIIDDEIFSAHQEHAYMEVQGLIGDYRDGKLTVRGSMQCPFYVHTAVMAVMGMKPEDINVIAEDTGGGFGGKEDYPSILGSQVGVASYKTGRPVKCVFDRREDITCTSKRHPAFMRYRVAIKDGKITAVDTDILYDGGGYTTLSMVVLQRGLIGALGIYKFPRYRVHGKAVKTHTVPNGAFRGFGGPQTFFAMELMMNHAARKLGKDPLVLRKEYCAKKGDVSPTHGVYHFEIPIPDMLEQIAEASDYYRKAEAYRNQTGRYRRGIGISSVYHGCGFTGAGERDLIKAVFKLHKRADDTVEILAAAVDMGQGVKTAFRKIAASVLDLPVERVIIVNPDTDRVPNSGPTVASRSVMVVGKLIERAAERLKADWKPGEDQLITEHYVHPEFMIPWDLATFSGDPYPDSSWSTNAVEVEVDTLLGLTKVLNAWGCYDVGTVIDENIVIGQMEGGLLQSIGHGGIELINYDRTGRIRNNSLSDYIVPTALDVPSLHVMFHNSEYVNGPFGAKAAGELPNVGGSAAYIGAMEMALGTDLYQTPFSTEDTMQLLEERRNG from the coding sequence ATGAGTTCAATCAGTCAATCCGTTCGTAAGCTGGATCATTTAGCGAAAATATCCGGCGCTGCGAAGTATGTTGAGGATATTCGTCTCGACGGGATGCTGTACGGGAAGATCGTTCGCTCGACCGTTGCGCATGGGAAGATTACGGCGATTCATTTGCCGGAGATGGGTCCGGAATATACCGTCGTTCAGGCATCGGATATCCCGGGCGTGAATCAGGTCCATATCGTCGGCGACGATCATCCCGTTTTTTCGAATGGCGAGGTGAACTATATCGGCGAGGCGATTCTGATGATCGTCGGTCCGGATAAGCGGCAGGCTGGGAAATACGCCGCGGCGACGAAGGTCGATTATGAGATTCTGGACGCCTGTTTCGATCCGAAAAAATCCGATACGACATTTTACGAATACGCTTACGAAGAGGGTGATTGGGAGAAAGCCTTCGAGGAAGCCGACGAAATTATTGACGACGAAATTTTTTCAGCGCATCAGGAACACGCTTACATGGAGGTTCAGGGGCTTATCGGGGATTATCGGGACGGGAAGCTGACGGTCCGCGGCTCGATGCAGTGCCCGTTTTACGTGCATACGGCGGTAATGGCGGTTATGGGGATGAAACCGGAGGATATCAACGTTATCGCGGAGGATACCGGCGGCGGTTTCGGCGGGAAGGAGGATTATCCGTCGATCCTGGGGTCGCAGGTCGGCGTCGCCTCGTATAAGACCGGACGGCCGGTTAAATGCGTTTTTGACAGGCGCGAGGATATTACATGCACTTCGAAACGGCATCCGGCGTTCATGCGCTATCGGGTTGCGATTAAAGATGGGAAGATTACCGCGGTTGATACGGATATTCTTTACGACGGCGGCGGGTATACGACGCTGTCGATGGTCGTATTGCAGCGCGGCCTGATCGGCGCGCTGGGGATCTATAAATTCCCGCGCTACCGCGTTCACGGAAAAGCGGTCAAGACGCATACGGTCCCGAACGGGGCGTTCCGCGGCTTCGGCGGCCCGCAGACATTTTTCGCGATGGAACTGATGATGAATCATGCGGCGCGGAAGCTTGGGAAGGACCCGCTCGTACTCCGGAAAGAATACTGCGCGAAGAAGGGCGACGTTTCGCCGACGCATGGCGTTTATCATTTCGAAATCCCGATTCCTGACATGCTGGAGCAGATCGCGGAGGCGTCGGATTATTATCGAAAGGCTGAGGCATACAGGAACCAGACCGGGCGTTATCGCCGCGGGATCGGTATTTCGTCGGTCTATCATGGCTGCGGCTTTACCGGTGCGGGCGAACGCGATTTGATCAAGGCGGTTTTCAAGCTGCATAAACGGGCAGACGACACGGTCGAAATTCTGGCCGCCGCGGTCGATATGGGTCAGGGGGTCAAGACGGCGTTCCGGAAGATCGCGGCCAGCGTTCTCGACCTTCCGGTTGAGCGCGTTATTATCGTCAATCCGGATACCGACCGCGTCCCGAACTCCGGTCCGACGGTCGCGAGCCGCTCGGTCATGGTCGTCGGGAAGCTCATCGAACGGGCGGCGGAGCGGTTGAAAGCCGATTGGAAGCCCGGCGAGGACCAGCTCATCACCGAGCATTACGTCCATCCGGAATTCATGATTCCCTGGGACCTGGCGACGTTTTCCGGCGATCCTTACCCGGATTCGTCCTGGTCGACGAACGCCGTTGAAGTCGAGGTCGATACGCTGCTGGGGCTGACGAAGGTTTTGAACGCATGGGGCTGCTACGACGTGGGAACGGTGATCGACGAAAATATTGTCATCGGGCAGATGGAAGGCGGGCTGCTCCAGTCGATCGGGCACGGCGGAATCGAGCTGATTAATTATGACCGGACGGGACGTATCCGGAATAACAGCCTGAGCGATTATATCGTTCCGACTGCGCTCGACGTCCCGTCGCTGCATGTCATGTTCCACAACAGCGAATATGTTAATGGCCCGTTCGGTGCGAAGGCGGCGGGCGAGCTTCCGAACGTCGGCGGTTCGGCGGCGTATATCGGCGCGATGGAAATGGCTTTGGGAACCGATTTATATCAGACGCCGTTCTCGACGGAAGATACGATGCAATTATTGGAGGAGCGGCGAAATGGTTGA
- a CDS encoding selenium-dependent xanthine dehydrogenase, whose protein sequence is MAETYSFIVNGKPVETAENKSLLRFLRDDLGLHSVKDGCSQGACGTCTVIVDGKTTRACVLTTAKAVGKSILTVEGLSLREKEAFVYAFGVKGSVQCGFCIPGMVISGKALLDQNPNPKEDEIRLALRGNICRCTGYTKIVKGIQLVAAILRGEASIDEKFEMEGAFGVGKHAFRVDVRDKVLGVGEYVDDVVIEGMAHASAVRSAYPRARVLSIDTNAARSLPGVVDVLTAEDVPNNKVGHIQQDWDVMIPVGSVTRYVGDALCLVVAESPAILEAAKNLIKIEYEPLEPVRNVYEAMADGAPRVHSKGNLCQTRHVTRGDAKKALAESKYVVTQKYSTPMTEHAFLEPECAIAFPYKDGIKILSTDQSVYDTRHEVAIMFGWDQERIIVENKYVGGGFGGKEDVSAQHIAALAAWKTQRPVKVRFSREESIAFHPKRHAMEGTFTLGCDENGIFTALDCDIYFDTGAYASLCGPVLERACTHSVGPYRYQNTDIRGYGYYTNNPPAGAYRGFGVCQSEFALESNINLLAEKVGISPWEIRFRNAIEPGAVLPNGQIADRSTALKETLLAVKDVYEANPGRAGIACAMKNSGVGVGLPDKGRARLVVRNGMVEIYCGASDIGQGCATIFVQIAEESLAIGRDRLRCIGANSELSPDSGTTSGSRQTLVSGEAIRMAATELREALDASGGDLSDLEGREFFAEYFEPTDKLGADVPNPKSHIAYGFATHVVILDDDGKVRKVYAAHDSGRVVNPIAIQGQIEGGVLMGLGFALTENFVCPDCVPPKKFGTLGLMRATDAPPIQAIYIEKNQYLDVAYGAKGIGEIASIPTAPAVQGAYYAMDGVLRTKLPMSETYYSKPKKTFR, encoded by the coding sequence ATGGCGGAAACATATTCATTCATCGTTAACGGGAAACCGGTCGAAACGGCTGAAAATAAATCCCTGCTGCGCTTCCTGCGCGACGATCTCGGGCTGCATTCGGTCAAAGACGGCTGCAGCCAGGGAGCCTGCGGGACCTGCACGGTTATCGTCGACGGGAAAACGACGCGCGCCTGTGTCCTGACGACCGCGAAAGCGGTGGGGAAATCGATCCTGACGGTCGAAGGGCTTTCGCTCCGCGAAAAAGAGGCGTTCGTTTACGCGTTCGGCGTGAAAGGCTCGGTCCAGTGCGGCTTCTGCATCCCGGGCATGGTGATATCCGGCAAGGCGCTCCTCGACCAGAACCCCAACCCAAAAGAAGACGAAATCCGGTTGGCGCTGCGCGGGAATATCTGCCGCTGTACCGGCTATACGAAAATCGTCAAAGGGATTCAGTTAGTCGCCGCGATCCTCCGCGGGGAAGCTTCGATCGACGAGAAGTTTGAGATGGAAGGCGCGTTCGGCGTCGGGAAACATGCGTTCCGCGTCGACGTCCGCGATAAGGTACTCGGCGTCGGCGAATACGTCGACGACGTCGTCATCGAAGGCATGGCTCATGCGTCGGCGGTCCGTTCCGCCTATCCGCGCGCGCGCGTCCTCTCGATCGATACGAACGCAGCCCGTTCGCTCCCCGGCGTAGTCGACGTACTGACCGCCGAAGACGTCCCCAACAATAAAGTCGGCCATATCCAACAGGACTGGGACGTCATGATCCCCGTCGGAAGCGTCACGCGTTACGTCGGCGACGCGCTCTGTCTCGTGGTCGCCGAATCGCCGGCGATTCTCGAAGCGGCGAAAAACCTGATCAAAATCGAATACGAGCCGCTCGAACCGGTCCGGAACGTTTACGAAGCGATGGCGGACGGCGCGCCGCGGGTGCATTCAAAGGGGAACCTCTGCCAGACGCGGCACGTCACCCGAGGCGACGCGAAAAAAGCGCTCGCGGAATCCAAATACGTCGTCACGCAGAAATACAGCACCCCCATGACGGAACATGCCTTCCTCGAACCGGAATGCGCGATCGCGTTCCCGTATAAGGACGGGATTAAGATCCTCTCGACCGACCAGAGCGTCTATGACACGCGGCACGAAGTCGCGATCATGTTCGGCTGGGATCAGGAACGGATCATCGTCGAGAATAAATACGTCGGCGGCGGTTTCGGCGGAAAAGAGGACGTCTCGGCTCAGCATATCGCCGCTCTCGCCGCCTGGAAAACGCAGCGTCCCGTCAAGGTCAGGTTTTCGCGCGAAGAATCGATCGCGTTCCATCCAAAGCGGCACGCGATGGAAGGGACGTTTACGCTCGGCTGCGACGAGAACGGAATCTTTACCGCGCTCGACTGCGATATTTATTTCGATACCGGCGCCTACGCGTCGCTCTGCGGCCCGGTTCTTGAACGCGCCTGTACCCATTCGGTCGGGCCCTACCGGTACCAGAATACGGATATCCGCGGTTACGGCTATTACACGAACAACCCGCCTGCCGGGGCGTACCGTGGGTTCGGCGTCTGCCAAAGCGAATTCGCGCTCGAATCGAATATCAACCTGCTCGCCGAAAAGGTCGGGATCTCGCCCTGGGAAATCCGTTTCCGGAACGCGATCGAACCCGGGGCGGTCCTCCCCAACGGCCAGATCGCCGACCGCTCGACCGCGCTGAAAGAAACGCTCCTCGCCGTCAAAGACGTCTACGAAGCGAATCCCGGCCGCGCCGGGATCGCCTGCGCGATGAAGAATTCCGGCGTCGGCGTCGGTCTTCCCGATAAAGGCCGCGCAAGGCTGGTCGTCCGGAACGGCATGGTTGAAATTTACTGCGGCGCGTCGGATATCGGTCAGGGCTGTGCGACGATCTTCGTCCAGATCGCAGAAGAATCGCTCGCGATCGGCCGCGACCGCCTGCGCTGCATCGGCGCAAATTCAGAGCTCTCCCCAGACTCGGGAACGACCTCCGGTTCGCGCCAGACGCTCGTCAGCGGCGAGGCGATCCGAATGGCCGCCACGGAGCTCCGCGAGGCGCTCGACGCGTCCGGCGGCGATTTATCCGATCTCGAAGGGCGGGAGTTCTTCGCCGAATACTTCGAGCCGACCGACAAGCTTGGCGCGGACGTCCCCAACCCGAAGTCGCATATCGCCTACGGTTTCGCAACCCACGTCGTTATCCTCGACGACGACGGGAAAGTCAGGAAAGTTTACGCGGCGCATGACTCCGGCCGCGTCGTCAATCCCATCGCAATCCAGGGCCAGATCGAAGGCGGCGTCCTGATGGGGCTGGGATTCGCGCTGACCGAAAATTTCGTCTGTCCAGACTGCGTCCCGCCGAAGAAATTCGGGACGCTGGGACTGATGCGCGCGACCGACGCGCCCCCGATCCAGGCAATCTATATCGAAAAGAATCAGTACCTGGACGTCGCGTACGGCGCGAAGGGGATCGGCGAAATCGCTTCCATCCCGACCGCCCCCGCGGTTCAGGGCGCGTATTACGCGATGGACGGGGTGCTGAGGACGAAGCTGCCGATGAGCGAGACGTATTATTCGAAACCGAAAAAGACGTTCCGCTGA